One stretch of Paraburkholderia fungorum DNA includes these proteins:
- a CDS encoding DUF1365 domain-containing protein translates to MGATMTPADANAAVSATPDAWLLTGQVMHERVRPAHHRFTYPVFYVRCDLDRLDSLDSGWFGIDRWRPLSLYRRDHGPRDGSELATWMREQLSAAGIGEADGKIWLQAFPRVFGYAFNPISFWFCHDRNGQLRALLAEVRNTFGARHSYLLSAENNAPITVDTPLECRKVLHVSPFCRVEGSYTFRVKEGADRSSVAIDYHDADGLLIRTALSGRLTPLTRASAFAALIRQPLLSVGVVVRIHWQAVRLALKKTPFYGKHPAPGRSTDASTDPVAAARTSAAAQPVSSD, encoded by the coding sequence ATGGGCGCAACTATGACGCCGGCCGACGCTAACGCAGCCGTCAGCGCAACGCCCGACGCCTGGCTCCTGACCGGCCAGGTCATGCACGAACGCGTGCGCCCGGCGCATCACCGGTTCACGTACCCCGTGTTCTACGTGCGCTGCGACCTGGACCGTCTCGATTCGCTCGACAGCGGCTGGTTCGGTATCGACCGCTGGCGTCCGTTGAGTCTGTATCGGCGCGATCACGGCCCACGCGACGGCAGCGAACTCGCTACGTGGATGCGCGAACAACTTTCCGCAGCAGGCATCGGCGAAGCGGACGGCAAGATCTGGCTGCAGGCCTTCCCGCGCGTGTTCGGCTACGCGTTCAACCCGATCAGCTTCTGGTTTTGCCACGACCGCAACGGACAACTCCGCGCGCTGCTCGCCGAGGTGCGCAACACCTTCGGCGCGCGCCACAGCTATCTGCTCAGCGCAGAAAACAACGCGCCGATCACCGTCGACACCCCGCTCGAATGCCGGAAAGTGCTGCACGTCTCGCCGTTTTGTCGCGTGGAAGGAAGCTATACGTTTCGCGTGAAGGAGGGGGCTGACCGCTCGTCCGTCGCGATCGATTACCACGACGCGGACGGTCTGCTGATCCGCACTGCGTTGTCCGGCCGCCTGACGCCGCTCACTCGCGCGAGCGCATTCGCCGCGCTGATCCGCCAGCCGCTGCTGAGTGTTGGCGTCGTCGTGAGAATTCATTGGCAGGCGGTGCGGCTTGCTCTCAAAAAAACACCGTTCTACGGCAAACATCCCGCGCCGGGCCGCAGCACCGACGCATCCACCGACCCCGTCGCAGCCGCCCGGACTTCCGCCGCTGCGCAGCCCGTTTCGTCCGATTGA
- a CDS encoding SAM-dependent methyltransferase, with protein sequence MALSRTLSGLQTVPASGRLFLSLLERIKVGHLVLVTPDGQPRVFGDPHAAPGARLELRDWRACGAILRKGDIGFADAWRSFWVDTPDLAALLRVAIRNERALQRTVYGGWLAQLWYGLRHRLRSNTRSGSRRNIHAHYDIGNAFYAQWLDPTFTYSSAVFDGNFHQSLEDAQHAKYQRIIDTLGLRAGMQVLEIGCGWGGFAMHAARQGIHVHGVTISPAQLEFAQRRVNEAGLAERVQLELRDYRTLTGQYDGIVSIEMFEAVGEKFWPTYFEIVRERLRPGARALVQTITINDSHFAAYRATSDFIREFIFPGGMLPSPQRFVDAARRGKLVACTSLQFGRDYAETLRRWRSAFETQLDTIRTQGFDEIFVRTWRLYLAYCEAGFDEGRTDVMQFLLAKAD encoded by the coding sequence ATGGCGCTTTCAAGAACCCTTAGCGGCCTTCAGACCGTCCCCGCGTCAGGCCGCCTGTTTCTTTCGCTGCTCGAACGGATCAAGGTCGGGCACCTGGTGCTCGTCACGCCGGACGGCCAGCCGCGCGTGTTCGGCGATCCGCACGCGGCGCCCGGCGCGCGTCTTGAACTGCGCGACTGGCGTGCGTGCGGTGCGATTCTGCGCAAGGGCGACATCGGTTTCGCCGATGCGTGGCGCTCGTTCTGGGTCGATACGCCCGACCTCGCCGCGTTGCTGCGCGTCGCGATCCGCAACGAGCGTGCGCTGCAACGTACCGTGTACGGCGGCTGGCTCGCGCAACTCTGGTACGGGCTGCGGCATCGGCTGAGGTCGAATACGCGCTCGGGCAGCCGGCGCAATATTCACGCGCATTACGATATCGGCAACGCGTTTTACGCCCAGTGGCTCGACCCGACGTTCACGTATTCGAGCGCGGTGTTCGACGGCAATTTTCATCAGTCGCTTGAGGATGCGCAGCACGCGAAATATCAACGCATCATCGATACGCTCGGTTTGCGCGCGGGCATGCAGGTGCTTGAAATCGGTTGCGGGTGGGGCGGTTTTGCGATGCATGCGGCGCGCCAGGGCATCCATGTGCATGGCGTGACGATCTCGCCAGCGCAACTCGAATTCGCGCAGCGACGCGTGAACGAAGCGGGTCTGGCTGAGCGCGTGCAACTCGAATTGCGCGACTACCGGACCTTGACGGGGCAGTACGACGGCATCGTGTCGATCGAAATGTTCGAGGCGGTCGGCGAGAAATTCTGGCCGACGTACTTCGAAATCGTACGCGAACGTCTGCGGCCCGGTGCCCGCGCGCTGGTGCAAACCATCACGATCAACGACTCGCATTTCGCCGCCTATCGCGCGACGAGCGACTTTATCCGCGAGTTTATTTTTCCGGGCGGCATGCTGCCGAGCCCGCAACGTTTCGTCGATGCCGCGCGGCGCGGCAAGCTGGTCGCGTGTACTTCGCTGCAGTTCGGCCGCGACTACGCGGAGACGTTGCGCCGTTGGCGCAGCGCGTTCGAAACGCAACTCGACACGATCCGCACGCAAGGCTTCGACGAAATTTTCGTGCGCACGTGGCGGCTTTATCTGGCCTACTGCGAAGCGGGTTTCGATGAAGGACGCACAGACGTGATGCAGTTTCTTCTCGCGAAGGCCGACTGA
- a CDS encoding chalcone isomerase family protein, whose protein sequence is MRALAALALMLATLSASPAWADWHDDVQSAKLVGEGDFSVFGFRLYRAQMWSERVPVDYGERFALHIVYVKSIRRERLADTGINEIKRIADAPIPAQTLERWRANMLQAFVDVAPGDQLSAVYLPDKGVRFYAGERMTGEFDDPAFARAFFGIWLDPATRAPALRKQLLGTVQ, encoded by the coding sequence ATGCGCGCGCTCGCGGCTCTCGCGCTGATGCTCGCGACGTTGTCGGCGAGCCCGGCGTGGGCGGATTGGCATGACGACGTGCAGTCCGCGAAACTGGTCGGCGAAGGCGATTTCAGCGTGTTCGGTTTCAGGCTGTATCGCGCGCAGATGTGGAGCGAGCGCGTGCCGGTCGATTACGGCGAGCGCTTCGCGCTGCACATCGTCTACGTGAAAAGCATCCGGCGCGAGCGGCTGGCGGACACGGGCATCAACGAAATCAAACGGATCGCCGACGCGCCGATTCCCGCGCAAACGTTGGAGCGCTGGCGCGCGAACATGCTTCAGGCGTTCGTCGATGTCGCGCCTGGCGATCAGCTCAGCGCGGTTTATCTGCCGGACAAAGGCGTGCGGTTTTACGCGGGCGAGCGCATGACAGGCGAGTTCGACGATCCCGCTTTCGCGCGGGCGTTCTTCGGTATCTGGCTCGATCCCGCGACGCGCGCGCCAGCCTTGCGCAAGCAATTGCTGGGGACGGTGCAGTGA
- a CDS encoding alpha/beta hydrolase translates to MPRRLLTVTAALALAALGGCSAAGVLNAAVSHKSFHVESGLPYGTAPRQQLDVYTPAAGAPPAGAHGRPIVVFFYGGSWQNGSRSSYLFVGAALASRGYVAVVPDYRTWPDTAFPGFVDDAAAAVRWARDHAAETGGDPSRIFLMGHSAGAHIAMLLATDGRYLAAQQMSKSDLSGVIGLAGPYDFLPLHDATLEQIFPPALRAASQPINFVEGDEPPVFIAAGQRDTTVDPGNTDRLAARLHAAGDRDVEVKHYPRVGHALLVGAIAGPLRGFAPVLDDVSAFIDATVCRDALELKMPPSSSSGTASTASNVYQIRRRAKAATATAAADTAQTSASTQDADCPRQSAPGRHE, encoded by the coding sequence ATGCCTCGACGCCTGCTCACCGTGACCGCCGCTCTCGCCCTCGCCGCGCTTGGCGGTTGCAGCGCGGCGGGCGTGCTCAATGCCGCCGTGTCGCACAAGAGTTTCCACGTGGAAAGCGGCCTGCCCTACGGCACCGCCCCTCGCCAGCAACTAGACGTCTACACCCCGGCAGCCGGTGCGCCGCCGGCCGGGGCACATGGACGTCCCATCGTCGTGTTCTTCTATGGCGGAAGCTGGCAAAACGGCTCGCGCAGCAGTTACCTGTTCGTCGGCGCAGCGCTGGCGTCGCGCGGATATGTCGCCGTGGTGCCCGACTACCGGACATGGCCTGATACCGCGTTCCCCGGTTTCGTCGATGACGCGGCCGCCGCCGTGCGCTGGGCGCGCGATCACGCGGCCGAAACCGGCGGCGATCCGTCGCGAATCTTTCTGATGGGCCATTCCGCTGGCGCGCACATCGCGATGCTGCTCGCCACCGACGGCCGCTACCTCGCGGCGCAGCAGATGAGCAAAAGCGACCTGAGCGGCGTAATCGGGCTGGCCGGTCCGTACGACTTCCTGCCACTGCACGACGCCACGCTCGAACAGATCTTCCCGCCCGCATTGCGCGCCGCGAGTCAGCCGATCAATTTTGTCGAAGGCGACGAGCCGCCGGTTTTCATCGCTGCGGGTCAGCGCGACACCACAGTCGATCCAGGCAACACCGACCGCCTCGCCGCCAGGCTGCACGCAGCGGGAGATCGGGACGTGGAGGTGAAGCACTATCCGCGAGTCGGGCATGCGCTGCTGGTGGGAGCGATTGCGGGCCCGTTACGCGGATTCGCGCCGGTGCTCGACGACGTCAGCGCGTTTATCGACGCGACGGTGTGCCGGGATGCGCTTGAACTGAAGATGCCTCCGTCGTCCTCATCAGGCACGGCAAGCACGGCAAGCAACGTGTATCAGATTCGGCGGCGCGCAAAAGCTGCTACTGCTACTGCCGCTGCAGACACCGCACAAACCTCGGCATCGACGCAGGATGCGGATTGCCCGAGGCAAAGCGCGCCCGGCCGTCACGAATAA
- a CDS encoding Nramp family divalent metal transporter encodes MNEAVSQAVGPQTLSEQTCFDIRETLAGRRRGLRAILPFAGPAVVASIAYMDPGNFATNIQAGASYGYSLLWVVAVANVVAMLFQSLSAKLGLVTGRNLAELCRASLPRRCVFAMWGVSEIAAMATDLAEFVGGAIGVSLLTRLPMMPSMLITAAVTYGLLQFEKRGFRPLELAIAALVGVIGLSYLAELLIAPVHWAAVAKHTFTPSMPDRNALTISVGIIGATVMPHVLFLHSGLTQHRVKPRNDGECAKLLRFSNIEVVVALGVAGLINMAMVIMASGAFHAGHAEIASIETAWRTLTPLLGGAAAGLFLAALIASGVSSSVVGTMAGQMIMQGFVGFHMPVWARRLVTMVPAFIVVALGVDATRALVLSQVVLSIALPLPMIALVWFTSSGKLMGRYRNRRSTTIAAATGALVVVGLNGVLLWQVMNISG; translated from the coding sequence ATGAACGAAGCAGTCAGCCAGGCCGTAGGGCCGCAGACCCTCAGCGAGCAAACCTGCTTCGATATCCGCGAGACGCTGGCGGGAAGGCGGCGCGGCCTGCGGGCGATCCTGCCATTCGCGGGGCCCGCAGTGGTGGCGTCGATCGCGTACATGGACCCCGGCAACTTCGCGACCAACATCCAGGCGGGCGCGAGCTACGGCTACTCGCTGCTGTGGGTGGTCGCGGTGGCGAACGTGGTCGCGATGCTGTTCCAGTCGTTGTCCGCGAAACTCGGGCTCGTGACCGGCCGCAATCTCGCCGAGCTATGCCGCGCGTCGCTACCGCGCCGTTGCGTGTTCGCGATGTGGGGCGTCAGCGAAATCGCGGCGATGGCGACCGATCTCGCCGAATTCGTCGGCGGCGCGATCGGCGTGTCGTTGCTCACGCGTTTGCCGATGATGCCGAGCATGCTGATCACCGCCGCCGTCACCTACGGGCTGCTGCAATTCGAGAAGCGCGGCTTCCGGCCGCTCGAACTGGCGATTGCGGCGCTCGTCGGCGTAATCGGGCTGTCGTATCTCGCGGAATTGCTGATTGCGCCGGTGCATTGGGCGGCCGTGGCGAAGCACACGTTCACGCCGTCGATGCCCGATCGCAACGCGCTGACCATTTCCGTCGGCATCATCGGCGCGACCGTGATGCCGCATGTGCTGTTCCTGCATTCGGGGCTGACCCAGCATCGCGTGAAACCCCGCAACGACGGCGAATGCGCGAAGCTGCTGCGGTTTTCGAATATCGAAGTGGTGGTTGCGCTGGGGGTCGCCGGGCTCATCAACATGGCGATGGTGATCATGGCGTCGGGCGCGTTTCACGCCGGACACGCGGAGATCGCGAGCATCGAAACCGCGTGGCGTACGCTCACGCCGCTGCTCGGCGGCGCGGCGGCGGGCCTCTTTCTGGCGGCGTTGATTGCGTCGGGGGTGTCGAGTTCGGTGGTGGGCACGATGGCCGGGCAGATGATCATGCAGGGTTTCGTCGGCTTTCATATGCCCGTGTGGGCGCGGCGGCTGGTTACGATGGTGCCCGCGTTTATCGTGGTCGCGCTCGGTGTCGATGCAACGCGCGCGCTGGTGCTGAGCCAGGTCGTGCTGAGTATCGCGCTGCCGTTGCCGATGATCGCGCTGGTGTGGTTCACATCGAGCGGGAAGCTGATGGGCCGTTACCGGAACCGGCGCTCGACGACCATTGCAGCCGCGACCGGCGCGCTGGTGGTGGTCGGCCTGAACGGGGTTCTGCTTTGGCAGGTGATGAACATCAGCGGATGA
- a CDS encoding ferritin-like domain-containing protein, protein MSESSNKSASLIDAFDRRVERRLQRRQFFRNAGGLGLGLVGGTLISACGGGSGSSVSAASAPTDAEILNFALNLEYLESQFYTYATTGSGLAASMTAGVGTAGTVIPGQQVPFQDAVVKAYANEIANDEREHVAFLRSALGSAAVAMPSIDIGGTNPNGAFSNAARAAGLVGAGVAFNPYESDNNFLLGAFIFEDVGVTAYKGASPLITNKTFLEAAAGILAAEAYHAGLVRTVLYSKGIDMTSLVTAANAISAARNSLDQNGHDDQGITGATAGTSNIVPLDSNGLAFSRGYGNVLNIVYLTSSIATKGGFFPNGVNGTLNMSA, encoded by the coding sequence ATGTCGGAATCCAGCAATAAATCAGCATCCCTGATCGATGCATTCGATCGTCGCGTCGAGCGCCGCCTGCAGCGCCGGCAATTTTTCCGCAACGCCGGCGGCCTGGGCCTGGGTCTGGTCGGCGGCACGTTGATCAGCGCGTGCGGCGGCGGGTCCGGTTCGAGCGTGTCGGCGGCCAGCGCACCGACCGACGCTGAAATTCTCAACTTCGCGCTGAATCTGGAGTACCTCGAATCGCAGTTCTACACGTACGCAACGACCGGCTCGGGACTGGCCGCCAGCATGACGGCGGGCGTCGGCACGGCGGGCACGGTGATTCCCGGCCAGCAGGTTCCGTTTCAGGACGCAGTGGTCAAGGCCTACGCCAACGAGATCGCCAACGACGAACGCGAGCACGTAGCATTCCTGCGCAGCGCGCTCGGGTCGGCAGCGGTCGCGATGCCGTCGATCGATATCGGCGGCACCAATCCTAACGGCGCGTTCTCGAATGCCGCGCGCGCGGCGGGACTCGTCGGCGCAGGCGTCGCGTTCAATCCGTACGAGAGCGACAACAACTTCCTGCTCGGCGCGTTCATCTTCGAAGACGTCGGCGTCACCGCTTACAAAGGCGCTTCGCCGCTCATCACCAACAAGACGTTTCTCGAAGCGGCGGCCGGCATTCTCGCGGCCGAGGCGTATCACGCGGGGCTGGTACGCACCGTGCTGTACTCGAAAGGGATCGACATGACGAGTCTCGTCACGGCGGCCAATGCGATCTCGGCCGCGCGCAACAGCCTCGATCAGAACGGCCACGACGATCAGGGCATCACCGGCGCCACGGCCGGCACGTCGAACATCGTGCCGCTCGACAGCAACGGACTCGCGTTCAGCCGTGGCTACGGCAACGTGCTCAACATCGTCTATCTGACGAGTTCGATCGCGACCAAAGGCGGCTTCTTCCCGAACGGCGTGAACGGGACGCTCAACATGAGCGCGTGA
- the map gene encoding type I methionyl aminopeptidase, with translation MAITYKTPDDIAKLRISGRLAADVLAMIGEHVKAGVSTDELDALCNDYIVNTQKSIPANVGYLGFPKTVCTSVNSVVCHGIPNRAEILKDGDIVNIDVAIIKDGYFGDTSRMYCVGQPSTVARQLIDTTYEAMLAGIREVKPGATLGDVGYAIQKVAQRDGFSIVRDYCGHGIGKVYHEDPQVLHYGQPGQGVRLKPGMVFTIEPMVNAGRAGTSVQRDGWTVVTKDRSLSAQWEHMIAVTDDGYELLTPWPDGTGSYEAP, from the coding sequence ATGGCCATTACCTACAAGACTCCCGACGACATCGCCAAACTGCGCATTTCGGGCCGCCTCGCGGCCGACGTGCTGGCAATGATTGGCGAGCACGTCAAGGCCGGTGTCTCCACCGACGAGCTCGACGCGCTGTGCAACGACTACATCGTCAACACGCAAAAGTCGATTCCGGCCAATGTCGGTTATCTGGGCTTTCCGAAGACGGTTTGCACGTCGGTGAACTCGGTGGTGTGCCACGGCATTCCGAACCGCGCCGAGATCCTGAAAGACGGCGACATCGTCAATATCGACGTCGCGATCATCAAGGACGGCTATTTCGGCGACACCAGCCGCATGTATTGCGTCGGTCAGCCGAGCACGGTGGCGCGTCAGCTGATCGACACGACCTACGAGGCGATGCTTGCCGGTATCCGCGAGGTGAAGCCGGGCGCGACGCTCGGCGATGTCGGCTATGCGATCCAGAAAGTGGCGCAGCGCGATGGCTTTTCGATCGTGCGCGATTATTGCGGGCACGGCATCGGCAAGGTCTATCACGAAGATCCGCAGGTGCTGCACTACGGCCAGCCGGGGCAAGGCGTGCGTCTGAAGCCGGGCATGGTCTTCACGATCGAGCCGATGGTCAACGCAGGCCGCGCCGGCACGTCGGTGCAACGCGATGGCTGGACGGTGGTGACCAAGGACCGCTCGCTGTCCGCGCAATGGGAGCACATGATCGCCGTCACCGACGACGGTTATGAACTGCTGACGCCGTGGCCGGATGGCACCGGCAGCTACGAAGCACCTTGA
- a CDS encoding GNAT family N-acetyltransferase: protein MIPSLTVRRIAAEQGTVFRELRTASLREAPYAFGATLEDALSAEAASFDVTAAEHAVSFSVSTFILYTEGHPAGLIEAHFDDSAARRAFVCELWVAPAVRHLRGGELLVDTAGAWLAGEGADEIYAWVADANRNAMRFYEALGFGPTGEHRRVERAPEQVESLLVRHVPVTSQVHQQ, encoded by the coding sequence ATGATTCCGTCATTGACCGTTCGCCGTATTGCCGCTGAACAGGGCACCGTTTTTCGCGAACTTCGCACCGCGTCGCTGAGGGAGGCACCCTACGCCTTCGGCGCGACGCTCGAAGACGCGTTGTCGGCGGAGGCCGCCAGTTTCGACGTGACCGCCGCCGAGCACGCGGTTTCGTTTTCCGTCAGCACTTTCATTCTTTACACCGAGGGTCATCCGGCCGGACTGATCGAAGCGCATTTCGACGACTCGGCAGCGCGCCGCGCGTTTGTCTGCGAGTTGTGGGTGGCGCCCGCGGTGCGTCATCTGCGGGGCGGCGAGTTGCTGGTCGATACCGCCGGCGCGTGGCTGGCAGGCGAAGGCGCGGACGAAATCTACGCGTGGGTCGCCGACGCCAACCGTAACGCCATGCGCTTCTACGAGGCGCTCGGTTTCGGTCCGACCGGCGAGCACCGGCGCGTCGAGCGTGCGCCCGAGCAGGTCGAAAGCCTGCTCGTACGGCATGTGCCGGTTACGTCCCAGGTGCATCAGCAGTGA